The window AAACAGGACGTTTCAAGAAATGCGCCGAAAGATTGTGGACGATTTCACCCGCCAGTATCTTGCCCGGTGCCTTGTGCTCAACGATGGCAATATCACGAAAACCGCCCAGGCGATGAATATGCGCCGCACCTCTCTTCAGCGGCTCATGAAGCAATTTGGAATGTCCGGAAAGTCCTTCAAAAGTTTGTAAGCAGCCCGCAGAGACCGTCGAACGCCGTGTTCAAGGTTGCAGGGAAAGGAGTCCAGCGGATGAGCCGATCGATCATCGACCGCTTGGCCGCTGCCAGCGACAGAGTCTGTTTTACCGGAATAGCGTCAAGAGGTTCGTTTAGCGAGCTCGGTGCGCATCTGTTTCATTCAAGGAGACATTCCTGCCTCGTAACAGGAGGCATAAATTCGTTTTCTCCATGAGAAAACAATCCCGATTTCCATGTATTTTCAGCTCAATAAACCGCTGAAAAGTCTTTGGCATGCCTGTTGCTTAAGCTTATCTCAAACTTTACCGGCGAAAGATGCCCATGTGTGCATCCAACGCGGAACCCGCTTAAGAGAACCGATGAGGGGCCGCCGCCGACGTAGCTTCTTTTGGTGGCGTGAATGGCTCAAACGGTCCGTCTTCGAGCGGATAACCTTTTCATGGACGGAGGGATGGACATGTACCTTCCCAGATTTGCATTCGAGAAACCGACCAGCCTAAAGGAGGCCTCGAGCCTCTTGACGGAAAAGGCCGTCAAGAGCACCTTGCTGGCCGGAGGAACGGATCTGCTGCCTCGCATGAAATACGGGGTGGCCGATCCAGAGCGCCTGATCAGCCTGAAGGGCCTCGGGGTCTCCGCTCCGAAGGTCCTCCCGGAGGGCGACCTGATCCTGGACGGCGCTTCGACGCTGGCGTCCGTGGCGCTTTCGCCCGAGGTGGCGGAGAATGCGCCGCTTCTCGCTGCGGCCGCCGGCAGGGTGGCTACGCGGGAGATCAGGAATGTCGCTACGCTGGCGGGGAATCTCTGCCAGGACACGCGATGTCTGTATTTCAACCAGAGGCATACCTTCCAGTTCGTAGAGCCGTGCTTCAAACGGGGGGGAGATTTCTGCTATTTCATACCGAAGGGGAAAAAGTGCTGGGCCGTTTACATGTCGGATACGGCGCCCGCCCTCATTTGCCTGGGTGCGAAGATCCAGGTCGAAGGGGACGGGGCCGGCGCGCTGCTGGACCTCGAAGCCCTTTACAGCGGTGATTCCCTGCACCCTTTGACCATTGGGTCCGATACGATCATTTCCGGCATTCGGGTGCCTCCGACCGGAGGCACCCGGGGGTGGGCCTTCTCGAAACTGACCTTGAGGGAGGGGATGGAGTTCGGGGCCTTGAACATCGCGGTGCTCCTGGAAACCGGCAAGGACCCGGGAACCTGCACCCGGGCCCGGATCGCCGTTGGGGCGGTGTCTCCGGCTCCTGTGCGGGCGCTCAAAAGCGA of the Desulfatiglans anilini DSM 4660 genome contains:
- a CDS encoding FAD binding domain-containing protein, giving the protein MYLPRFAFEKPTSLKEASSLLTEKAVKSTLLAGGTDLLPRMKYGVADPERLISLKGLGVSAPKVLPEGDLILDGASTLASVALSPEVAENAPLLAAAAGRVATREIRNVATLAGNLCQDTRCLYFNQRHTFQFVEPCFKRGGDFCYFIPKGKKCWAVYMSDTAPALICLGAKIQVEGDGAGALLDLEALYSGDSLHPLTIGSDTIISGIRVPPTGGTRGWAFSKLTLREGMEFGALNIAVLLETGKDPGTCTRARIAVGAVSPAPVRALKSEGLLVGGPFSPALLAEAARQVAEEVTVIPHHGYSKWYLTRALEVEALNALTRAVNQLTGGR